A stretch of Chitinophaga caeni DNA encodes these proteins:
- a CDS encoding winged helix-turn-helix transcriptional regulator produces MKSKNRSECPINFSLELLGDKWTMLVIRDMIFEGKFTYKEFLSSKERIATNILSERLKSLEACGIIQKLTLKTKAKVGYWLTDKGIELIPIILELGAWGARHSGYGWEEKILKKMKSDKRGLIRNLTHDIQRRGPVKHEPIAPEMILS; encoded by the coding sequence ATGAAATCAAAGAATCGTTCAGAATGCCCGATCAATTTCAGCCTTGAGCTGCTCGGTGATAAATGGACCATGTTAGTGATTCGGGATATGATTTTTGAAGGGAAATTTACCTACAAAGAGTTCCTGTCCTCCAAGGAAAGGATAGCTACCAATATATTATCAGAACGGTTAAAATCCTTGGAAGCATGTGGTATCATTCAAAAGCTTACATTAAAAACCAAGGCCAAGGTGGGGTATTGGCTGACCGACAAAGGCATCGAATTGATACCCATTATACTTGAGCTCGGCGCTTGGGGTGCACGCCATAGCGGTTATGGTTGGGAAGAAAAAATCTTAAAAAAGATGAAGTCCGATAAACGCGGTTTAATCCGCAATTTAACCCACGATATTCAAAGGCGGGGCCCGGTTAAACACGAACCTATAGCCCCCGAGATGATTTTATCTTAA
- a CDS encoding LysR family transcriptional regulator, producing the protein MLMSLEWLRTFKAIYETGSLTGAAQALYISQPGVSLHLNSLESYTGYKLFDRSPRRMIPTERGKVLYNFILEPLSKLESAEQLFHKSSKTDRATIAIGMCFETFQFTLERYISTLPFNVIIKFGEYPVMIQDLDKGLLDLIITPQKDMEKQLAFEPFSKERIVLVAGAKTDLKPLQAYIKKGYLEAAQQWLKEQIWYSTAADMEHLKKFWMVNFKHHPDFKPNYIVPNISSIVRCLSDDQGFTVIPDFLCREEIQAGKLKLAWEGNPLIENILYFGTRKKTMYGKEIKQVQEIFLQQHH; encoded by the coding sequence ATGTTGATGAGTTTAGAGTGGTTACGCACTTTTAAGGCCATTTATGAAACGGGTTCCCTCACCGGGGCAGCACAGGCATTATATATTTCACAGCCGGGGGTTAGTTTGCATTTAAACTCATTGGAATCATATACCGGTTACAAGTTATTTGACCGTTCTCCCCGCAGGATGATACCAACGGAAAGGGGGAAAGTGCTGTATAATTTTATCCTGGAGCCGCTATCGAAGTTGGAATCGGCGGAGCAATTGTTTCATAAAAGTTCTAAAACAGACCGGGCAACCATTGCAATCGGCATGTGTTTCGAGACATTTCAATTTACATTGGAGCGATATATTTCAACATTACCGTTTAACGTGATCATCAAGTTCGGGGAGTACCCGGTAATGATCCAAGATCTCGATAAAGGGCTGCTCGATTTGATTATCACGCCTCAAAAGGATATGGAGAAACAGCTTGCTTTCGAACCATTTTCGAAGGAAAGGATCGTGCTGGTTGCAGGGGCAAAAACGGATTTAAAACCGCTCCAAGCTTATATTAAGAAGGGGTATTTGGAAGCTGCGCAACAATGGCTGAAAGAACAAATTTGGTACAGCACTGCTGCCGATATGGAACATTTGAAAAAATTCTGGATGGTTAATTTCAAGCATCATCCCGATTTTAAACCTAACTACATCGTACCGAATATCAGTTCTATCGTACGTTGTTTGAGTGATGATCAAGGATTTACAGTAATCCCTGATTTTCTGTGTAGGGAAGAGATCCAGGCCGGTAAATTGAAATTGGCCTGGGAAGGTAATCCATTGATTGAGAATATTCTTTATTTCGGTACAAGGAAAAAGACGATGTACGGGAAGGAGATCAAGCAGGTACAGGAAATATTTTTACAGCAACATCATTAG